Proteins from a single region of Crassaminicella profunda:
- the lepB gene encoding signal peptidase I, which yields MLEQVFKWLKCILIVVVMTILVERFAFGFTIVQGLSMQPTLKNDDKLFINKIVYLFTPPHHGDIVIFHPPIDERKDELFIKRVIAVEGDCFQVREGKLYINDQWIEEPYIYHEDYQDRLYSITSGIVPKDMVFVMGDNRNDSNDSRCFGFVPKKSIEGKADFRIWPLDTVHAFSSQ from the coding sequence ATGTTAGAACAGGTGTTTAAGTGGTTAAAGTGTATATTGATTGTTGTTGTGATGACTATTTTAGTAGAAAGATTTGCTTTTGGATTTACAATTGTACAAGGGTTGTCTATGCAGCCAACACTTAAAAATGATGATAAACTATTCATCAACAAGATTGTATATCTATTTACACCCCCCCACCATGGAGATATTGTTATTTTTCATCCGCCTATTGATGAGCGAAAAGATGAATTGTTTATTAAACGAGTGATTGCTGTAGAAGGAGATTGTTTTCAAGTAAGGGAAGGCAAGTTATATATTAACGATCAATGGATAGAAGAACCATATATTTATCATGAGGATTATCAGGATAGATTATATAGTATAACGAGCGGCATTGTACCAAAGGATATGGTATTTGTTATGGGGGATAATAGAAATGATAGCAATGATAGTAGATGTTTTGGTTTTGTACCTAAAAAGAGTATAGAGGGAAAAGCTGATTTTAGGATATGGCCTTTAGATACAGTACATGCTTTTTCTTCTCAATGA
- a CDS encoding RusA family crossover junction endodeoxyribonuclease, translating to MIKISVPGKPITKSNFKLKNVHGQVWMPRQGKHSKYIAYENKIAGFINQQYDGPPLKGSIITIINLYFPDRRMGDLHNYPKSICDGIEKSGIIENDKQLKPVLLFDYIDKENPRIEIELYEASKYKVNYSIDPIK from the coding sequence ATGATAAAAATTTCTGTACCCGGTAAACCTATCACCAAGTCCAATTTCAAACTGAAAAATGTCCATGGACAGGTTTGGATGCCAAGACAAGGTAAACATAGTAAGTATATTGCTTATGAAAATAAAATTGCTGGCTTCATTAACCAGCAATACGATGGGCCTCCTTTAAAGGGAAGTATTATCACTATTATCAATCTTTATTTTCCAGACAGGAGAATGGGAGATTTACATAATTATCCTAAAAGTATTTGTGATGGTATTGAAAAAAGTGGCATTATCGAAAATGATAAACAGCTAAAACCTGTTCTATTATTTGATTATATTGATAAAGAAAATCCTAGAATCGAAATAGAATTATATGAAGCTAGTAAATATAAGGTAAACTACTCTATTGATCCTATAAAGTAA
- a CDS encoding Lon protease family protein, producing MSKYKELSYKQLKKIYNSNHFKFKSTEELASAEGIIGQDRAAKAMEFGLRVKNSKYNIFVVGIKGTGKKSYAKKIVEKNAKTENIPDDWCYVYNFDEPSRPISLNVPPGMGKIFCEDMDELVDELLEDIPKAFADEAYEREKTEVIKKYQEERNDLLEELTEYCLENGFAIKNTNKGFALSPLIDGKAIGDKEYEELDEEQKKEIEKRAEDVEIKALELLRKIKTIEYKAKRKIAQLDSELARETIKPFMDTLLDKYKDHEKAIKYLKNVGEDITENIYDFDRGEDEQENILEESFLKKYKVNLFVDNSSNLGAPVIMEYNPNYQSLTGKIEYENEQGSLKTDFTMIKPGAIHKANGGYLILQAKPVLTNIKSWDTLKMVIETGEVKVEGLRTNLGIVDIASLKPESIPVNLKVILIGNPYIYNLLYHYDEDFEKLFKIKVDFDSVMDAALENEIKMTHFISFFCNKEGLKHLDVSGVTKLLEYSHRIAGNQKKLTTRFNKLVEVLIEADAWANMDQSTLIQERHVKKAYIEKIYRNNKIEERIEEMYKNGKILFDLKGKKVGRIHGLAVIDLGDYSFGKPSVITATTFAGNKGVVNIEREVDMSGSIHNKGVMILEGYLSEKFAQEHSLSLTGKICFEQNYSGIDGDSASSTELYALLSSLSEIPISQYIAVTGSVNQKGEIQPVGGVTEKIEGFFSLCKYYGLTGDQGIMMPYQNVEDLVLCDEVVDAVKEGKFHIYSISTIEEGMEILTNQPFKKVCEGVRRKLAKYMNVERNEGKSREGRFFRR from the coding sequence ATGAGTAAATACAAAGAACTTTCCTATAAGCAATTAAAGAAAATATATAATTCTAATCATTTTAAATTTAAATCTACAGAAGAATTAGCATCTGCTGAGGGGATTATAGGGCAAGACAGAGCTGCTAAGGCCATGGAATTTGGATTACGTGTAAAAAATTCAAAATATAATATATTTGTTGTGGGGATAAAGGGAACTGGAAAAAAAAGTTATGCAAAAAAAATAGTAGAAAAAAATGCAAAAACAGAAAATATACCAGATGATTGGTGTTATGTTTATAATTTTGATGAACCAAGTCGACCGATTTCTTTAAATGTACCTCCTGGAATGGGAAAAATATTTTGTGAGGATATGGATGAACTAGTGGATGAGCTTTTAGAAGATATTCCAAAAGCATTTGCTGATGAGGCTTATGAACGGGAGAAGACAGAAGTCATTAAAAAATATCAGGAAGAAAGAAATGATTTGTTAGAAGAGCTAACAGAGTATTGTTTAGAAAATGGTTTTGCAATAAAAAATACCAATAAAGGTTTTGCTCTGTCACCCCTTATTGATGGGAAGGCAATCGGGGACAAAGAATATGAAGAACTAGATGAAGAACAAAAAAAAGAAATTGAAAAAAGAGCAGAAGATGTAGAAATAAAAGCATTAGAATTATTGAGAAAAATAAAAACTATTGAATATAAAGCAAAGAGAAAGATTGCTCAACTAGATAGTGAACTGGCAAGGGAGACCATAAAACCTTTTATGGATACGCTACTTGATAAATATAAAGATCATGAAAAAGCAATAAAATATTTAAAAAATGTAGGGGAGGATATTACAGAGAATATATATGATTTTGATAGAGGAGAAGATGAACAAGAGAATATATTAGAAGAAAGTTTTCTTAAAAAATATAAAGTAAATTTATTTGTAGATAATAGTAGCAATTTGGGTGCACCTGTGATTATGGAATATAATCCAAATTATCAGAGTCTTACAGGAAAGATTGAATATGAAAATGAACAAGGATCATTAAAAACAGATTTTACTATGATTAAGCCGGGTGCTATTCATAAAGCAAATGGTGGATATTTAATACTGCAAGCAAAGCCGGTTCTTACGAATATTAAATCTTGGGATACCTTAAAAATGGTAATAGAGACGGGTGAAGTAAAAGTAGAAGGGCTTAGAACTAATTTGGGAATTGTAGATATTGCTTCATTAAAGCCTGAATCTATACCAGTAAATTTAAAGGTAATACTTATTGGAAATCCATATATATATAATCTTCTTTATCATTATGATGAGGATTTTGAAAAATTATTTAAAATAAAAGTGGATTTTGATTCGGTAATGGATGCAGCATTAGAAAATGAGATAAAAATGACTCATTTTATAAGTTTTTTTTGTAACAAAGAGGGATTGAAGCATTTAGATGTAAGTGGTGTTACCAAGTTGTTAGAATATAGTCATCGTATTGCAGGAAATCAAAAGAAACTTACTACACGATTTAACAAATTGGTTGAAGTATTAATCGAAGCAGATGCTTGGGCGAACATGGATCAAAGTACATTGATTCAAGAAAGACATGTGAAAAAAGCGTATATAGAAAAAATATATAGAAACAATAAAATAGAAGAGAGAATAGAGGAAATGTATAAAAATGGTAAAATACTATTTGATTTGAAAGGAAAAAAAGTAGGAAGGATTCATGGATTAGCTGTTATCGACTTAGGCGATTATTCTTTTGGAAAACCTTCTGTTATTACTGCTACTACTTTTGCAGGGAATAAAGGGGTTGTAAATATTGAAAGAGAAGTTGATATGAGCGGAAGTATTCATAATAAAGGGGTAATGATTTTAGAAGGATATTTAAGTGAAAAATTTGCTCAAGAACATTCATTAAGTTTAACAGGTAAAATTTGTTTTGAGCAAAATTATAGTGGGATAGATGGAGATAGTGCATCAAGTACAGAACTTTATGCATTACTATCTAGTTTAAGTGAAATTCCAATAAGTCAATACATTGCTGTAACAGGCTCTGTAAATCAAAAAGGTGAAATACAACCAGTTGGAGGAGTAACGGAGAAGATTGAGGGGTTCTTTTCATTATGTAAATATTATGGACTTACAGGAGATCAAGGGATCATGATGCCTTATCAAAATGTAGAGGATTTAGTTCTTTGTGATGAAGTAGTAGATGCTGTAAAGGAAGGGAAATTCCATATTTATTCCATTTCTACAATTGAAGAAGGAATGGAAATATTAACAAATCAACCTTTCAAAAAAGTTTGCGAAGGAGTTAGAAGGAAGCTAGCTAAATATATGAATGTAGAAAGAAATGAAGGAAAAAGTAGGGAAGGTAGGTTTTTTAGAAGGTAG
- a CDS encoding CapA family protein, with protein MKKIYVKGIISFIIIMLFMGTMEQNQVHLIFVGDILLDRGVRKVLNEKGYNYPYMDVKDILKKGDISFGNLENPITQRGVPAYKRKDLIFRGDIKNTKALKEAGFDILNLANNHAMDYKSIGIMDTIDLLEKEKIKPLGFSDPRKTENIVVMKRKGIRFGYLGYSIFPPEGYIYSKEREDILRVNMKTIGETIRKAKKMCDYLIISFHWGNEYEFYPSDYQKNLAHIAIDQGANLVIGHHSHVLQGVERYKNKLIFYSLGNFIFDRQMNKGTDETIMVDVTVEKDQCKGVRLIPIKIKNCQPNIAKEKNGEYILKRLKMYSRGLIDEIEIRNGLGYIK; from the coding sequence ATGAAAAAGATTTATGTAAAAGGGATAATTTCCTTTATTATAATAATGCTGTTTATGGGGACTATGGAACAAAATCAAGTACACTTGATTTTTGTAGGGGATATTCTTCTTGATCGGGGAGTTCGAAAGGTATTGAATGAAAAAGGATATAATTATCCTTATATGGATGTAAAAGACATTTTAAAAAAGGGAGATATATCCTTTGGAAATTTGGAAAACCCAATAACCCAAAGAGGAGTACCTGCCTACAAAAGAAAAGATTTAATTTTTAGAGGGGATATAAAGAATACAAAAGCTTTAAAGGAAGCTGGCTTTGATATATTAAATCTAGCGAACAATCATGCTATGGATTATAAAAGTATAGGAATAATGGATACAATAGATTTGTTAGAGAAAGAAAAGATAAAACCATTAGGGTTTTCAGATCCTCGTAAGACAGAAAATATTGTGGTTATGAAAAGAAAGGGAATACGCTTTGGCTATTTAGGATATAGTATTTTTCCTCCTGAAGGATATATATACTCCAAAGAACGTGAAGATATTCTAAGAGTGAATATGAAGACAATAGGAGAGACTATAAGGAAAGCTAAGAAAATGTGTGATTATTTAATTATTTCTTTTCATTGGGGAAATGAATATGAATTTTACCCAAGTGATTATCAAAAAAATTTAGCTCATATAGCAATTGATCAGGGTGCAAATCTTGTGATTGGACATCATTCTCATGTGCTTCAGGGGGTAGAGCGGTATAAGAATAAACTCATTTTTTATAGTTTGGGAAATTTTATATTTGATAGGCAGATGAATAAAGGTACAGATGAGACGATTATGGTAGATGTAACTGTAGAAAAGGATCAATGTAAGGGAGTAAGGCTTATTCCAATAAAAATCAAGAATTGTCAACCCAATATAGCCAAAGAAAAAAATGGAGAATACATTTTAAAAAGACTTAAAATGTATTCTCGAGGATTAATAGATGAAATAGAAATAAGAAATGGATTAGGATACATAAAGTGA